From the genome of Colwellia psychrerythraea 34H, one region includes:
- a CDS encoding glutamate synthase-related protein translates to MTKPIIAAIAPKKVSLNQDEEYYFCTCGRSNNQPFCDGSHAGTDFKPKPFSAQESGDAYLCQCKHTANSPFCDGSHKQFDKDQVGKEGPGVQIQAVDVSNMPTANATKEEPTVEFIHQLAREGLSKLGHHGPMTSMGVPRYQLPHWDDLQVMVAQMATKPLMEDVVVNTELVIGPKAKKPLKLRIPLFVSDMSFGALSEEAKIALATGAELAGTGICSGEGGMLPEEQAANSKYFYELASAQFGYDESKLKNVQAFHFKGGQGAKTGTGGHLPGIKNIGKIAKVRGIEAGTSAISPPTFKDLITVEDFKKFANRVREVTGGIPIGFKLSANHIEEDIQFALDASADYIILDGRGGGTGAAPEIFRDHISVPTIPALARARKYLDEQGANGRVTLIITGGLRVPIDFVKALALGADGVAVSNSAMQAIGCVAARICNTNNCPAGIATQNKDLRQRLNIEKSSVQLKNFFEASTELMSVMARACGHDSFEQFNSNDLATWHREIALLSGVKYSGMGN, encoded by the coding sequence ATGACTAAACCTATAATTGCAGCGATAGCACCAAAGAAAGTGAGTCTAAATCAGGATGAGGAATATTATTTTTGTACCTGTGGCCGGTCAAATAACCAGCCATTCTGTGACGGTTCTCATGCAGGTACAGATTTTAAACCTAAGCCTTTTTCCGCCCAAGAAAGCGGTGATGCCTATTTATGCCAATGTAAGCATACCGCCAATAGCCCTTTTTGTGATGGTAGTCATAAACAATTTGATAAAGACCAAGTGGGCAAAGAAGGACCTGGCGTGCAAATTCAAGCAGTTGATGTAAGTAATATGCCTACCGCTAACGCAACTAAGGAAGAGCCAACCGTTGAATTTATTCATCAATTGGCTCGAGAGGGTTTATCTAAATTAGGACATCATGGTCCCATGACCTCTATGGGTGTGCCACGTTATCAACTACCTCACTGGGATGATCTGCAGGTAATGGTTGCACAGATGGCCACCAAACCGCTGATGGAAGATGTAGTGGTGAATACAGAGTTAGTGATTGGCCCTAAAGCGAAAAAACCACTTAAACTCCGTATTCCACTGTTTGTTTCGGATATGAGTTTTGGGGCTTTATCTGAAGAAGCCAAAATTGCCCTAGCAACAGGCGCCGAACTTGCAGGAACAGGTATTTGTTCTGGCGAAGGAGGCATGTTACCTGAAGAACAGGCGGCTAACTCAAAGTATTTTTATGAGCTGGCAAGTGCTCAGTTTGGCTATGACGAGTCTAAACTCAAGAATGTTCAAGCGTTCCATTTTAAGGGTGGTCAAGGGGCAAAAACGGGTACAGGTGGTCATTTACCCGGTATCAAAAATATAGGGAAGATTGCCAAAGTGCGAGGTATAGAAGCAGGTACTTCCGCTATATCACCTCCAACGTTTAAAGATTTAATCACAGTAGAAGATTTTAAAAAATTTGCTAACCGCGTACGTGAAGTCACAGGAGGTATTCCCATTGGATTTAAACTCAGTGCCAATCATATCGAAGAAGATATTCAATTCGCATTAGATGCTAGTGCCGATTACATTATTTTAGATGGTCGAGGCGGCGGCACAGGTGCTGCTCCTGAAATATTTAGAGATCACATTAGTGTACCCACTATTCCTGCACTTGCTCGTGCTAGAAAGTATCTAGATGAGCAAGGCGCTAATGGTCGAGTCACGCTAATTATTACAGGTGGATTACGAGTGCCAATAGACTTCGTTAAAGCGTTAGCTTTGGGTGCTGATGGTGTTGCCGTTTCGAACAGTGCTATGCAAGCAATAGGCTGTGTAGCCGCAAGAATATGTAATACGAATAACTGCCCAGCGGGTATTGCAACGCAGAATAAAGATTTACGTCAACGCTTAAATATAGAAAAATCTTCTGTTCAGCTCAAAAACTTTTTTGAAGCATCTACTGAATTAATGTCAGTAATGGCGAGGGCTTGTGGTCACGATTCTTTTGAACAATTTAATAGTAATGACCTAGCTACTTGGCATAGGGAAATAGCACTACTTTCAGGAGTAAAATATTCAGGGATGGGTAATTAA
- a CDS encoding MBL fold metallo-hydrolase translates to MKTTIQTITLILGLFISSLAIASPEFPTQEPMGGKTFGHSVKHVGNGIYVFRWWVYRNFFVVTDDGVIVSDPLNPKAAKLLQSEIRKITDKPVKYVVYSHNHHDHISGGNIFKAEGAKFIGHKNLLKQLKDHPSPVLPIPDIVFEDTYTLTLGNRTLELSYFGPNHGDSLVVMRFPKEKILFVVDIVTPRRVAFRGMPDFWPDEWVRSLKEIELMDVDYVISAHGPENQPAIDPASVIKEQRVYIEDLMAAVKLKMDEGVHSPDALRKQVKLPKYEHWQYYEQWLPMNIERIWAYYHMGW, encoded by the coding sequence ATGAAAACAACAATACAAACAATCACCTTAATATTGGGATTGTTCATTTCATCATTAGCAATAGCATCGCCAGAATTTCCAACTCAGGAGCCTATGGGTGGGAAAACTTTTGGCCACAGTGTTAAACATGTTGGTAACGGAATTTATGTATTTCGTTGGTGGGTTTATCGTAATTTTTTTGTCGTCACTGATGACGGTGTAATTGTTTCAGATCCCCTTAACCCAAAAGCAGCGAAGCTACTACAAAGTGAAATTAGAAAAATAACGGATAAACCCGTTAAATATGTTGTTTATAGTCATAACCATCATGACCATATTTCCGGCGGTAATATATTTAAAGCTGAAGGTGCGAAATTTATTGGCCATAAAAATCTATTAAAGCAGCTTAAAGACCATCCAAGTCCTGTATTGCCAATACCTGACATTGTTTTTGAAGATACCTACACCTTGACCCTAGGTAACCGAACATTAGAACTATCGTACTTTGGGCCAAACCACGGTGATAGCCTTGTTGTGATGCGATTCCCTAAAGAAAAAATTCTCTTTGTTGTTGATATAGTCACACCTCGTCGAGTTGCTTTTAGAGGCATGCCAGACTTTTGGCCTGATGAGTGGGTTCGTTCTTTAAAAGAAATTGAATTAATGGATGTTGATTACGTTATTTCTGCTCATGGTCCGGAGAATCAACCGGCCATTGACCCCGCCTCTGTTATAAAAGAGCAACGAGTCTACATCGAAGATTTAATGGCCGCAGTTAAACTAAAAATGGATGAAGGAGTTCACAGCCCCGATGCATTGAGGAAACAAGTAAAACTACCTAAGTATGAGCACTGGCAGTACTACGAACAATGGTTGCCAATGAATATTGAGCGCATCTGGGCTTATTACCATATGGGATGGTAA
- a CDS encoding glutathione S-transferase family protein, whose translation MTSFMLYHHPLSVCSMKVRLVLEEKGLAWSGRVIDIVQKQDQLDPWYLKLNPKGVIPTLEFRNGTTKVLTDSAHIIRFVASVSEGNVLLPQDENDLQLMERLIDLADDIDLQILSYARHPSMEKSEKILNARVTKSLLMSKQLPELSDNYLVCAERSQKSKTFRVDNTHIENIEQSALEAITFVEKLLQDNEFLIGNTYTLADVIWTVILSRLDLLGYSKWLNNNSFPQIASYYLRMQQRKSYTLAQIQNEWWDK comes from the coding sequence ATGACCTCATTCATGCTTTATCATCATCCTTTATCCGTGTGTTCAATGAAGGTTCGACTAGTACTTGAAGAAAAAGGACTTGCTTGGTCGGGACGGGTTATCGACATTGTACAAAAGCAAGACCAACTAGACCCATGGTATTTGAAACTAAACCCAAAGGGAGTCATTCCCACGTTGGAGTTTCGAAACGGCACAACAAAAGTATTGACTGACTCTGCTCATATCATTCGGTTTGTCGCTTCTGTTTCTGAAGGTAACGTCTTGTTGCCTCAAGATGAAAACGATCTTCAGTTAATGGAGAGATTAATTGACTTGGCAGATGATATTGATCTTCAAATTCTCAGTTACGCACGTCACCCTTCAATGGAAAAATCTGAAAAGATATTGAATGCTCGAGTTACAAAATCACTTTTAATGTCTAAACAACTCCCTGAACTTAGCGATAATTACCTTGTTTGTGCTGAGCGTTCACAAAAGAGCAAAACGTTTCGGGTTGATAATACACATATCGAAAATATTGAACAAAGTGCATTGGAAGCCATTACATTTGTTGAAAAACTCTTACAAGATAATGAATTTCTAATAGGCAATACCTACACCTTAGCTGATGTAATTTGGACGGTGATACTCTCAAGACTAGATTTGTTGGGCTACAGTAAATGGTTAAACAATAATAGTTTTCCACAGATAGCTAGCTACTATTTAAGAATGCAACAGCGAAAAAGTTACACCCTTGCTCAGATTCAAAACGAGTGGTGGGACAAATAA
- a CDS encoding cytochrome b, with amino-acid sequence MNTENMKEQSYGKFAKFLHWVMALMIIVLIAVGTYMAGLDKADPNKMLLVGMHKSFGVIFMQFAILRVIWSRLNNSPKLPDVLASWEKLLSKTITGSLYLLMLAIPFSGYAMTNLFGYPVSLFGLIDLPVLFGKNTEMALLAKQAHFLLVYTLMAALFAHITGALKHRFLDKPEADVLPRMMPIKPRI; translated from the coding sequence ATGAATACTGAAAATATGAAAGAACAAAGCTATGGCAAGTTTGCTAAGTTTTTGCACTGGGTAATGGCCCTGATGATAATAGTACTCATTGCAGTGGGTACTTACATGGCAGGATTAGATAAAGCGGATCCCAACAAAATGCTACTCGTGGGTATGCATAAATCTTTTGGCGTTATCTTCATGCAGTTCGCGATTCTCCGTGTGATTTGGAGTCGACTTAATAACTCACCAAAATTGCCAGACGTATTGGCGAGTTGGGAGAAATTACTCTCAAAAACAATAACAGGCTCATTATACTTATTAATGTTGGCCATTCCGTTTAGCGGCTATGCCATGACAAATTTATTTGGTTACCCTGTTAGCTTATTCGGCTTAATCGACCTACCTGTTTTGTTTGGTAAAAATACAGAAATGGCCCTATTGGCTAAACAAGCGCATTTTCTACTGGTATATACCCTAATGGCTGCATTATTTGCCCATATTACAGGGGCACTAAAACATCGATTTCTAGATAAGCCTGAAGCTGATGTTCTGCCGCGCATGATGCCAATAAAACCGCGCATATAA
- a CDS encoding LysR family transcriptional regulator, with protein sequence MNILTLMETGSFTAAADKLGLSKSFISKKNWFLEEDLGTRLLYRTTRKLSFSDEGSQFYKHCKVIMAEAENARAEVMDSQGAPRGNIRITMPQSLIISGFGQLLIDFQLQYPEIDLEVIASGRIEDLVEEGINIALRVGQLEDSSLISAKSKPLSKN encoded by the coding sequence GTGAATATTTTAACACTGATGGAAACTGGAAGCTTTACTGCGGCGGCTGATAAACTTGGACTTTCCAAATCATTTATCAGCAAAAAAAATTGGTTTTTAGAGGAAGATCTGGGAACTCGGCTACTTTACCGCACCACGCGAAAATTGAGTTTTTCTGACGAAGGGAGCCAATTCTATAAGCACTGTAAGGTAATCATGGCTGAAGCTGAAAATGCTCGTGCCGAAGTCATGGACAGCCAAGGAGCGCCAAGGGGGAACATTCGTATAACAATGCCTCAAAGTCTTATCATTTCTGGTTTTGGCCAATTGTTGATAGATTTTCAACTTCAATATCCAGAAATAGACCTTGAAGTAATAGCCAGTGGGCGTATTGAAGATTTGGTGGAAGAGGGGATAAATATTGCACTCAGAGTGGGGCAACTGGAAGACTCAAGCCTTATATCCGCTAAATCGAAACCTCTTTCGAAGAATTAG
- a CDS encoding LysR family transcriptional regulator: MQIKSLRLFMDVAETGSFVAAAERQHTVQSNVTAHIKKLEEELGALLFHRKGGARLTTAGRDVVTYAKQILKSHDDVLGLFKGDESIPSRLRIGAMETTTALRLPPVLAAFHARYAQIDITVETAPTAQLLTQLIEGDVDGVFIAGKPKHKRLQVIKAFSEELVLVGPKTLQKFPTAEQFLETTFLAFRQGCSYRQRIEQLLSTCGVNATRIFEFGSIDGILGCVASGMGYSIMPLSTVEAHRHRFDIGYLNLPSSIANIDTYFVTAKQSTWTPSLTRFVDILKTIKSDVKQ, encoded by the coding sequence ATGCAAATAAAATCACTTCGCCTTTTCATGGATGTAGCAGAGACTGGAAGTTTTGTTGCCGCAGCAGAGCGTCAACACACTGTTCAATCGAACGTAACAGCCCATATCAAGAAGCTAGAGGAAGAGTTAGGTGCTCTACTATTTCACCGTAAAGGTGGTGCTCGTTTGACTACAGCAGGTAGAGATGTGGTCACTTATGCAAAACAAATACTCAAATCTCATGATGATGTTTTAGGGTTATTTAAAGGTGATGAGTCTATACCTAGTCGACTGCGAATTGGCGCAATGGAGACAACAACAGCATTACGTCTACCCCCTGTATTAGCTGCCTTTCATGCCCGTTATGCTCAAATAGATATTACCGTTGAAACAGCTCCAACAGCCCAACTGCTAACTCAGTTAATAGAAGGTGATGTAGATGGTGTTTTTATTGCTGGAAAACCAAAGCACAAGCGCTTGCAAGTTATAAAAGCATTCTCTGAAGAATTGGTACTTGTCGGCCCTAAAACATTACAAAAATTCCCCACCGCTGAACAATTCTTAGAAACAACTTTTCTCGCGTTTCGTCAGGGGTGTAGCTACCGCCAACGTATTGAGCAATTACTTTCAACTTGTGGAGTCAATGCAACGCGTATTTTTGAATTCGGTAGCATAGATGGCATATTAGGTTGTGTGGCATCAGGTATGGGTTATTCAATTATGCCCTTGTCCACAGTGGAGGCTCATCGCCATCGGTTCGACATTGGTTATCTCAATCTGCCCTCGTCTATCGCTAATATAGATACCTATTTTGTTACAGCTAAGCAGTCAACTTGGACACCTTCCCTTACCCGTTTTGTAGATATTTTGAAAACAATTAAGTCTGATGTTAAGCAATGA
- a CDS encoding YbfB/YjiJ family MFS transporter, with protein sequence MIKKEDHPAIVVGIMATLAGIGIARFAYTPLLPELVQQGWFSGGQAAYLGAANLLGYLIGALSAFRLSESFDPSSVIRLCLVSICLSFIFCAQPNSFEWFFIWRFIAGIAGAILMVVGPAEALACTPLSRRTSVGTLVFIGIGLGAVISAITVPLLLQINLFITWISLGGIIIFIGILCHFALKKLPNKAFQKEVTSEQTTDNHKTKTIVFLLVAAYALDAVGFIPHTVFWADYLARELGLGINIASTQWLVFGIGAMLGPIFVGITAHKVGLSYALLIAFLFKAVAVFLPTLSDSLIILTISSFIVGALVPGVVALASGRIAELVGARKHKQFWGLATATFAIAQAISGYGMSLIYNLWESYIYLFYIGSTAIVCGFFLLFIGEIVIATNKSKQNKSTTLNEMKL encoded by the coding sequence ATGATTAAAAAAGAAGACCATCCTGCAATAGTTGTTGGCATTATGGCAACGCTTGCAGGGATTGGCATAGCCCGCTTTGCTTACACCCCTTTATTGCCCGAGTTAGTACAACAAGGCTGGTTCAGTGGAGGTCAAGCTGCTTATTTGGGGGCTGCAAATTTGTTAGGTTATTTGATTGGTGCTCTCTCTGCTTTTCGACTATCAGAATCGTTTGATCCTTCATCAGTGATAAGGCTTTGTTTAGTTAGCATCTGTTTGAGTTTCATTTTTTGTGCTCAGCCAAATAGTTTCGAATGGTTTTTTATTTGGCGATTTATAGCTGGGATAGCTGGCGCTATTCTTATGGTTGTTGGCCCAGCAGAAGCTCTGGCTTGTACACCTCTTTCTCGCCGTACAAGTGTAGGTACCTTAGTTTTTATTGGCATTGGATTAGGCGCTGTAATATCAGCGATAACTGTGCCTTTGCTCTTACAGATTAATTTATTTATTACATGGATTTCTCTTGGAGGTATCATAATTTTTATTGGCATACTCTGTCATTTTGCCCTTAAAAAGCTGCCTAATAAAGCATTTCAAAAAGAGGTAACTTCTGAACAAACCACCGATAACCATAAAACTAAAACTATCGTATTTTTGCTGGTAGCTGCTTACGCGCTTGATGCCGTAGGCTTTATCCCACACACAGTATTTTGGGCTGACTATCTAGCACGAGAGTTAGGATTAGGAATTAATATTGCGTCTACACAATGGTTAGTTTTTGGCATAGGCGCAATGTTAGGCCCCATTTTTGTTGGCATTACTGCGCATAAAGTCGGACTAAGCTATGCACTTCTCATTGCTTTTTTGTTTAAAGCAGTTGCCGTATTCCTTCCCACTTTATCAGATAGTTTAATTATCTTAACAATATCCTCTTTTATTGTTGGCGCTTTGGTTCCAGGAGTTGTTGCACTTGCCTCAGGTCGAATAGCCGAATTAGTTGGAGCGCGAAAACACAAACAATTTTGGGGATTAGCTACGGCTACTTTCGCTATAGCGCAAGCGATTTCAGGCTATGGAATGTCTTTAATTTATAACCTTTGGGAAAGTTATATTTATCTATTTTACATAGGCAGCACAGCGATAGTTTGTGGTTTTTTTCTTCTCTTTATAGGAGAAATAGTCATCGCAACAAACAAATCAAAACAAAATAAATCCACAACACTTAATGAGATGAAACTATGA
- a CDS encoding glutathione S-transferase yields the protein MMKLYLNATSPYARMVRIIMLEKQLEGNVELCWCDPWSDDEALLRENPIGRIPTLVTDVGMAISESLLIALYLDEQCSVRPLITADRKEETLHVAGLGVGLMDAAFSTVISAKYLNNEANDSVLSQRGLREIQRTLEHLENNVECYISFETISIGDIAVAVALDYLAFRLPELGISNSYTKLEDWRSNISKRLSFKETAFE from the coding sequence ATGATGAAATTATATCTAAATGCAACCTCGCCATACGCTCGTATGGTGCGCATTATTATGTTAGAAAAACAATTAGAAGGTAACGTTGAACTGTGTTGGTGCGATCCTTGGAGTGATGATGAAGCGCTCCTTAGGGAAAATCCTATTGGGCGAATACCAACATTAGTGACTGATGTTGGTATGGCAATATCTGAATCTCTTCTCATTGCGCTTTATTTAGATGAACAATGTTCAGTTCGACCGCTCATTACAGCTGATCGTAAAGAGGAGACTCTTCATGTTGCGGGTTTAGGTGTTGGGTTAATGGATGCTGCTTTTTCTACGGTAATTTCAGCTAAGTACTTAAATAACGAGGCCAATGATTCTGTTTTAAGTCAACGAGGTTTAAGAGAAATTCAACGAACTCTTGAACATTTAGAAAACAATGTAGAGTGTTATATATCATTTGAAACCATTTCTATTGGTGATATTGCTGTTGCCGTAGCCTTAGATTACCTAGCGTTTAGATTACCAGAACTTGGAATATCCAATAGCTATACAAAGTTAGAGGACTGGCGTAGTAACATCAGTAAACGTTTAAGCTTTAAAGAAACAGCATTTGAATAA